In Spirochaetota bacterium, the following are encoded in one genomic region:
- a CDS encoding phosphoribosylaminoimidazolesuccinocarboxamide synthase yields the protein MNAVTSTKIPGSKKLFSGKVRDVYAADREHLIIISTDRISAFDHVFPNGIPGKGIILNRISNLWFQKIKFIKNHIVETNYKNFPKPYCDYPEMVQDRAVMVRRAERIDFECVARGYLIGSGWKDYQQTGEVCGIKLPGGLQLAQELPGPLFTPSTKAKSGHDMNISIEVMRRKMGPDVADRLGEITLQIYDFGREILGKAGILLADTKFEFGFYGNEIMLIDEVLTPDSSRFWDADRYKVGTSPVSFDKQFIRDYLDTTPWDKNSLPPPLPEEIVTKTREKYEEMFQRIRGLFQ from the coding sequence ATGAACGCGGTTACGAGCACGAAGATACCAGGATCGAAGAAACTTTTCAGCGGCAAGGTGCGCGACGTCTACGCGGCGGACCGCGAGCATCTCATTATCATCTCGACCGACAGGATATCGGCGTTCGACCACGTTTTCCCGAACGGCATCCCCGGCAAGGGTATCATCCTCAACAGGATTTCGAACCTGTGGTTCCAGAAAATCAAGTTTATCAAGAACCACATCGTTGAAACGAATTACAAAAATTTCCCCAAGCCCTACTGCGATTACCCCGAGATGGTGCAGGACCGCGCGGTCATGGTGCGCCGCGCCGAGCGTATCGATTTCGAGTGCGTCGCCCGCGGCTACCTTATCGGCAGCGGATGGAAGGATTACCAGCAGACGGGTGAGGTGTGCGGCATAAAGCTTCCCGGCGGGCTCCAGCTCGCCCAGGAGCTTCCGGGCCCGCTGTTCACCCCCTCGACCAAGGCGAAGTCCGGCCACGACATGAACATATCGATCGAGGTGATGCGCAGGAAAATGGGCCCCGACGTCGCGGACAGGCTGGGCGAGATCACTCTCCAGATATACGATTTCGGCCGCGAGATCCTGGGCAAAGCAGGTATCCTGCTCGCCGACACGAAGTTCGAGTTCGGATTTTACGGCAACGAGATAATGCTGATAGACGAGGTGCTCACTCCGGACAGCTCGCGGTTCTGGGACGCCGACCGCTACAAGGTGGGGACATCGCCCGTGAGTTTCGACAAGCAGTTCATCAGGGACTACCTTGACACCACGCCATGGGACAAGAACTCACTACCCCCGCCCCTGCCGGAAGAGATCGTGACCAAAACCCGTGAAAAATACGAGGAGATGTTCCAGCGCATACGGGGCCTTTTCCAGTAG
- the fliS gene encoding flagellar export chaperone FliS: protein MALAQKNPYDQYKRTEISTANQGKLIVMLYDGAIKFLNIAVENMNPRTYDVANNNIIKAQDIIAELIVSLNMEEGGEIAKNLLSLYVYFKKRLLEANIQKDAGMVAEVITHLKDLRESWDKISAKEARTDKHATIASKGTFSIEG from the coding sequence ATGGCGCTCGCTCAGAAGAACCCTTACGATCAATACAAGCGCACCGAGATAAGCACCGCGAACCAGGGCAAGCTCATCGTAATGCTCTACGACGGCGCGATCAAGTTCCTCAACATCGCGGTCGAAAACATGAACCCCCGCACCTACGATGTCGCAAACAACAATATCATCAAGGCGCAGGATATCATCGCCGAGCTGATCGTATCCCTGAACATGGAAGAGGGCGGCGAGATCGCGAAAAACCTCCTGAGCCTCTATGTCTATTTCAAGAAGAGACTGCTCGAGGCGAACATCCAGAAGGACGCCGGGATGGTCGCCGAGGTGATCACTCACCTCAAGGACCTGCGCGAATCGTGGGATAAAATCTCCGCGAAGGAAGCGCGGACCGACAAGCACGCCACCATCGCCTCGAAGGGTACCTTCAGCATTGAGGGATGA
- the prfB gene encoding peptide chain release factor 2, with protein sequence MFLPRAGPLDPVQQYPNFQEEIDVDERDFKECRRELDAVIASIRELHDSIHVDGLRERMKKLEEETHRDDFWKEIERATAVNQEMSALKKKVDPWDRIMAETTEARELLELASAENDEEILAEVRSKLDAFRKRFDDLETLVLLSGEDDSNNAFVTIHPGAGGTESQDWAEMLLRMYTRWAEIRGFKSELVDYAPGEEAGIKGATVLISGDYVYGLLKGERGIHRLVRISPFDANKRRHTSFASVEVVPDLPDDIDLEINELELRIDTYRASGAGGQHVNRTDSAVRITHLPTGLVVQCQNERSQHKNKAFAMKVLRGKIYELRKKESEEKKQEKLGEKKDISWGNQIRSYVFQPYTMVKDHRTSEETGSIDYVMDGEIDRFIYAYLKGLKKG encoded by the coding sequence ATGTTTCTGCCTCGCGCGGGACCGTTGGATCCGGTGCAACAATACCCGAATTTTCAGGAAGAGATCGACGTGGACGAAAGAGATTTCAAGGAATGCCGGCGCGAGCTTGACGCCGTTATCGCCTCCATCAGGGAGCTCCATGATTCCATACACGTGGACGGACTGCGCGAGAGGATGAAGAAGCTGGAGGAAGAGACGCACAGGGACGATTTCTGGAAGGAAATCGAACGCGCCACCGCGGTCAACCAGGAGATGAGCGCCCTCAAGAAGAAGGTCGATCCCTGGGACCGCATCATGGCCGAGACGACCGAGGCGCGCGAGCTCTTGGAGCTGGCGTCCGCGGAAAACGACGAAGAGATCCTGGCGGAGGTCCGCTCCAAGCTGGACGCGTTCCGGAAGCGGTTCGACGATCTCGAGACCCTGGTGCTCCTTTCCGGCGAAGACGACTCGAACAACGCGTTCGTGACCATACATCCCGGCGCGGGGGGGACCGAATCGCAGGACTGGGCGGAGATGCTGCTGCGCATGTACACGCGCTGGGCGGAAATCCGGGGCTTCAAGTCCGAGCTCGTCGATTACGCCCCGGGCGAGGAGGCCGGCATCAAGGGTGCCACGGTGCTTATCTCCGGGGATTACGTCTACGGGCTGCTTAAAGGGGAACGCGGAATCCACCGGCTGGTGCGCATTTCCCCGTTCGACGCGAACAAGCGCCGCCACACCTCGTTCGCATCGGTCGAGGTCGTGCCCGATCTCCCCGATGACATCGACCTTGAGATCAACGAGCTCGAGCTGCGCATCGACACCTACCGCGCGAGCGGTGCCGGCGGCCAGCACGTCAATCGCACCGATTCCGCGGTGCGCATCACCCACCTGCCGACAGGCCTCGTGGTTCAGTGCCAGAACGAGCGTTCCCAGCACAAGAACAAGGCCTTCGCGATGAAGGTCCTGCGCGGGAAGATTTACGAGCTCAGGAAAAAGGAATCCGAGGAAAAGAAGCAGGAAAAGCTGGGAGAGAAGAAGGACATATCCTGGGGAAACCAGATCAGGTCCTACGTCTTCCAGCCGTACACCATGGTCAAGGATCACCGAACCTCCGAGGAGACCGGCAGCATCGACTACGTGATGGACGGCGAAATCGACCGGTTCATCTACGCCTATTTGAAGGGACTCAAGAAGGGCTGA
- a CDS encoding enoyl-CoA hydratase/isomerase family protein: MAYETIQFETVEKGIGVLTLNRPQNYNAVNFAMMAELEQFWMERLYDLETVVIILRGSGEKGFCAGLDVKEYQSAFTSMTAADFYRFQGRLGRINLHMRRCPQPIICGVHGAAAGQGFSFALASDIRVIAPDARFNAAYINIGLGGADMACSYLLPRIIGAGRAYEFMYTGNFMTAEEAMNLGLASRMVPREKLMDTCLEFARVMMTKNPMGLRLTKEAINVNIDAGALENAINIEDRNQTLLAIEALRNMKL; the protein is encoded by the coding sequence ATGGCTTACGAGACGATTCAGTTCGAAACGGTCGAAAAGGGGATCGGCGTGCTCACCCTCAACAGGCCGCAGAATTACAACGCGGTCAATTTCGCCATGATGGCGGAACTGGAACAATTCTGGATGGAGCGGCTTTACGACCTTGAAACCGTCGTCATCATTCTGCGTGGATCGGGCGAAAAGGGATTCTGTGCGGGGCTGGACGTGAAGGAGTACCAGAGCGCGTTCACCTCGATGACGGCCGCCGATTTTTACCGCTTCCAGGGCAGGCTGGGAAGGATCAACCTCCATATGCGCCGCTGCCCGCAGCCCATAATCTGCGGGGTGCACGGCGCGGCGGCGGGCCAGGGTTTCAGTTTCGCGCTCGCCTCCGACATCCGCGTGATTGCGCCGGACGCGCGCTTCAACGCGGCGTACATCAACATAGGGCTGGGCGGGGCCGACATGGCATGCAGCTACCTCCTCCCGAGGATTATCGGCGCGGGGCGCGCCTATGAATTCATGTACACGGGCAACTTCATGACCGCCGAGGAGGCGATGAACCTGGGTCTCGCGAGCAGGATGGTCCCGCGGGAAAAGCTCATGGACACCTGCCTGGAATTTGCGCGTGTGATGATGACCAAGAATCCCATGGGCCTTCGCCTGACCAAGGAAGCCATCAACGTGAACATCGACGCGGGCGCGCTCGAAAACGCGATCAACATCGAGGACCGCAACCAGACGCTGCTCGCGATCGAGGCCCTCAGGAATATGAAGCTGTAG
- a CDS encoding formate acetyltransferase — protein sequence MRSSTGNGNGEARGNAVADRIGRLKAAVMETQPGICPERALIWTDYFRTRAHRAQSPHAYMAGALAEVLARKSVAIHPDELIVGNYTSKRVGGSLFPELHGLPVLMDLFKFSSRETNRLRVSGKEKFALLKIVPFWMFRFLGIRAYRSPLSTMRLLADQLKAHFYLINESGGISHIAPDYEALIRMGTDGFRAKADALQAGVERGSEPWHFYEAVKTIAEGLARFGERYAALAERMADKEKDAKRKRELAEIAQACRQVPRHGARNFREAVQSLFFAQIALNLESLDNSVCPGRVDQYLYPYYAADLREGRITREGAKELLACLSIKMAEIIPVFSRHMTNFHGGMFNGQVVTVGGVDREGKDGVNDLSFIVLEIMDELRMRQPNYHARVHAGSPAPYLDKIWSMLASGSNSPALYGDETIIETMKMNGYTPEDARDYTAVGCVEPVCQGKSFSSTDAAIFNTPLCLEMALNGGRRFGRLFRSGVKTMSASRMKSMDDVVAAFGAQLEHALGRLIRDLRAIEEANRNYHPTPLTSMLLDGCLERGKCSTAGGARYNFSGIQCVAPVDTGDALRAIEKAVFQDGALTLPGLVSGLKRNLPDESMRTALKGIEKFGNDCEEADRWTRRVTERFAAALRSFGMNTRGGAYVMGLYSVTAHEYFGRITGALPHGRRKGEPFASGISPLNGADRKGPTAVLNSVNSLDHRAAANGVNFNLKFTPLSLRGEEGRRALGVLMGAYFRRGGMQAQVNVLDPEMLLDARNDPGKYPHLLVRVSGYSAYFNDLTPAMKDEIIRRSSLEAC from the coding sequence ATGCGCTCATCTACCGGTAATGGGAACGGGGAGGCCCGCGGGAATGCGGTTGCGGACAGGATCGGAAGGCTCAAGGCGGCGGTCATGGAAACACAACCCGGCATCTGTCCCGAGCGGGCCCTCATCTGGACGGACTATTTCCGCACGCGCGCGCACCGCGCACAGTCCCCGCACGCGTACATGGCCGGGGCGCTCGCGGAGGTCCTCGCCCGGAAAAGCGTCGCGATCCACCCGGACGAGCTCATCGTGGGCAATTACACCTCGAAGCGGGTGGGGGGCTCCCTCTTCCCGGAGCTGCACGGCCTTCCCGTCCTCATGGACCTGTTTAAATTTTCATCGCGGGAGACGAACCGGCTCCGGGTGAGCGGGAAGGAAAAGTTCGCCCTCCTGAAAATCGTCCCCTTCTGGATGTTCAGGTTCCTGGGAATACGGGCGTACCGCTCCCCCCTGAGCACGATGCGCCTGCTTGCCGACCAGCTCAAGGCCCATTTCTACCTCATAAATGAATCCGGCGGCATCTCGCATATCGCCCCCGATTACGAGGCCCTCATTCGCATGGGAACCGATGGCTTTCGCGCGAAGGCCGATGCGCTGCAGGCAGGCGTCGAACGGGGAAGTGAGCCGTGGCATTTCTACGAGGCCGTCAAGACGATCGCGGAGGGCCTCGCGCGCTTCGGGGAGCGGTACGCGGCGCTCGCGGAACGCATGGCGGATAAAGAAAAGGATGCAAAAAGAAAGCGGGAGCTTGCGGAAATCGCGCAGGCCTGCCGGCAGGTCCCCCGCCACGGCGCGCGGAATTTCCGGGAAGCGGTCCAGTCGCTTTTCTTCGCGCAGATCGCCCTGAACCTGGAAAGCCTGGACAACTCGGTGTGTCCGGGGCGCGTGGACCAGTACCTGTATCCCTATTACGCCGCGGACCTCCGGGAGGGGCGCATAACCCGCGAAGGGGCGAAGGAGCTGCTCGCCTGCCTGTCGATAAAGATGGCGGAGATCATACCGGTGTTCTCCCGGCACATGACGAATTTTCACGGCGGCATGTTCAACGGACAGGTCGTCACGGTGGGCGGCGTGGACCGGGAGGGGAAGGACGGGGTGAACGATCTCAGTTTTATCGTTCTTGAGATAATGGACGAGCTCAGGATGCGCCAGCCCAACTACCACGCGCGCGTGCACGCTGGCTCGCCCGCTCCGTACCTGGATAAGATCTGGTCCATGCTCGCCTCGGGAAGCAATTCGCCCGCGCTCTACGGCGACGAGACGATCATCGAGACGATGAAGATGAACGGCTACACGCCGGAGGACGCGCGGGACTACACTGCCGTGGGCTGCGTGGAGCCCGTGTGCCAGGGGAAGAGCTTCTCTTCCACGGACGCGGCGATCTTCAACACGCCCCTCTGCCTGGAGATGGCGCTCAACGGCGGCAGGCGGTTCGGCCGTCTCTTTCGTTCGGGTGTGAAAACCATGAGCGCGTCAAGGATGAAATCCATGGACGACGTCGTTGCGGCGTTCGGGGCGCAGCTCGAGCACGCGCTGGGGCGTCTCATCCGGGACCTTCGCGCGATCGAGGAGGCGAACCGCAACTACCACCCCACGCCGCTCACCAGCATGTTGCTGGACGGATGCCTGGAGCGCGGTAAATGCTCCACGGCGGGAGGCGCCCGGTACAATTTCTCGGGGATTCAATGCGTGGCGCCGGTCGACACGGGGGACGCGCTCAGAGCGATCGAGAAGGCGGTGTTCCAGGACGGGGCTCTGACCCTGCCGGGGCTTGTGTCCGGGTTAAAGCGGAATCTGCCCGACGAATCGATGCGTACGGCGCTGAAAGGAATCGAGAAATTCGGGAACGATTGCGAGGAGGCCGACCGGTGGACGCGGCGCGTGACGGAACGCTTTGCCGCGGCGCTGCGCTCGTTCGGGATGAATACGCGGGGCGGCGCATACGTCATGGGGCTCTACTCGGTGACGGCGCACGAGTATTTCGGCCGGATAACCGGTGCGCTTCCCCACGGGCGCAGGAAGGGCGAGCCGTTCGCGTCCGGGATATCGCCCCTGAACGGCGCGGACCGGAAGGGTCCCACGGCGGTACTCAACTCGGTGAACAGTCTGGATCACCGGGCGGCCGCGAACGGCGTCAATTTCAATCTCAAGTTCACCCCGCTTTCGCTCCGCGGTGAAGAGGGCCGCCGCGCCCTGGGGGTACTCATGGGCGCCTATTTCCGGCGCGGCGGAATGCAGGCCCAGGTGAACGTGCTCGATCCGGAGATGCTGCTCGACGCCCGGAACGACCCGGGGAAATACCCCCACCTGCTGGTCCGCGTATCGGGCTATTCGGCCTACTTCAACGACCTCACACCGGCGATGAAGGACGAGATCATCAGACGGTCATCGCTTGAGGCATGCTGA
- a CDS encoding glycyl-radical enzyme activating protein, with protein MKGESYEIYPEADGQAAAAGALVFDIQRFCLHDGPGVRTTVFFKGCTLACAWCQNPESHRAVPEMAFYADLCLGCFRCADACPSGAIIKDARARIRYSRCDACGRCAAACPADALRKIGHPWTAPALAAELARDIDFFTDGGGVTLSGGEPMLHAGFIRELVPLLKKRAIHVTMETAGHVAARAFERPSGLADLFYFDLKHADDARHRALTGAGNGLILENFRGLTRRGSALQARMPLVPGCNDDAANIAGTARIVRDAGLSSIHVLPWHGMGETKRARIDAVSKGFMGKVPDADLLESVKELFFKEGIDALIYR; from the coding sequence GTGAAAGGCGAAAGTTACGAAATTTATCCCGAGGCGGATGGACAGGCCGCGGCAGCCGGCGCGCTTGTTTTCGATATCCAGCGGTTCTGCCTGCACGACGGACCCGGTGTGCGGACCACGGTGTTTTTCAAGGGCTGCACCCTGGCGTGCGCGTGGTGCCAGAACCCCGAATCGCACCGCGCCGTCCCGGAAATGGCCTTCTACGCGGACCTCTGCCTGGGGTGTTTCAGGTGCGCCGACGCCTGCCCGTCGGGTGCGATCATAAAAGACGCGCGGGCGCGGATACGCTATTCCCGGTGCGACGCGTGCGGGCGCTGCGCGGCAGCATGCCCCGCGGACGCGCTCAGGAAAATTGGACACCCCTGGACCGCCCCCGCACTCGCCGCCGAGCTCGCGCGCGACATTGACTTTTTCACAGACGGCGGCGGCGTGACCCTTTCCGGCGGGGAGCCGATGCTCCACGCGGGTTTCATCCGGGAGCTCGTCCCGCTATTAAAAAAGCGCGCGATCCACGTCACCATGGAAACCGCGGGCCACGTCGCGGCGCGCGCCTTCGAGCGTCCGTCCGGGCTCGCGGACCTCTTTTATTTCGATCTCAAGCACGCCGACGATGCGCGCCACCGCGCGCTTACCGGCGCGGGGAACGGGCTCATACTCGAGAATTTCCGGGGCCTTACACGGCGTGGAAGCGCCCTCCAGGCGCGCATGCCGCTCGTCCCCGGATGCAACGACGATGCGGCAAACATCGCCGGCACGGCCCGCATCGTACGGGACGCGGGACTGTCGAGCATCCACGTGCTGCCCTGGCACGGGATGGGAGAGACCAAGCGTGCACGCATCGACGCCGTGAGTAAAGGCTTTATGGGAAAAGTCCCGGACGCGGATTTGCTGGAGTCGGTGAAAGAACTTTTTTTCAAGGAGGGGATCGATGCGCTCATCTACCGGTAA
- a CDS encoding FadR family transcriptional regulator codes for MMKPNKIQDLLQRLESDILRGEYAIRSRFPSEREISARYGVSRITTRDALSRLCQMGLLRKAPQSGTFVNDYLTETSIDLLVRIMQSTDTMDTAALVSLLDFRRVNEVYAARKAALEITRQGIDEIEGWVRRGTEGMHDIAVLCDCDYEVHRAVIRHSGNIVLALLFNSFKAVYRHYTAFYYTLPSSAENTFRHYARLAAALAARDADYAGHIMDTLLLEAENAVKDAISYNGEDRIDLGAFRKTTASSSS; via the coding sequence TTGATGAAACCGAACAAGATACAAGACCTGCTCCAGCGCCTCGAGTCCGATATACTGCGCGGCGAGTACGCGATCAGAAGCCGGTTTCCCTCCGAGCGGGAAATCTCCGCGCGCTACGGGGTGAGCCGGATCACGACCAGGGACGCGCTGTCGCGGCTGTGCCAGATGGGCCTGTTGCGCAAGGCGCCGCAGAGCGGGACCTTCGTGAACGATTACCTCACCGAGACATCGATCGACCTGCTGGTAAGGATCATGCAGTCCACCGACACGATGGACACGGCGGCGCTCGTGTCGCTGCTGGACTTCAGGCGTGTGAACGAGGTGTACGCCGCGCGCAAGGCGGCGCTCGAGATCACGCGGCAGGGGATCGACGAGATCGAGGGATGGGTCCGGCGCGGTACGGAGGGAATGCACGACATCGCCGTGCTGTGCGACTGCGACTACGAGGTACACCGCGCCGTGATACGGCATTCGGGCAATATCGTGCTCGCGCTGCTGTTCAATTCGTTTAAGGCAGTCTACCGGCACTATACGGCATTTTACTACACCCTGCCCTCCTCCGCGGAGAACACCTTCCGGCACTACGCCCGGCTGGCCGCCGCCCTGGCCGCGCGCGACGCCGACTACGCCGGGCACATCATGGACACCCTGCTCCTGGAAGCGGAGAACGCGGTCAAGGACGCGATTTCGTACAACGGCGAGGACCGGATCGACCTGGGGGCGTTCAGGAAAACGACCGCGTCGTCGTCATCGTAG
- a CDS encoding 2Fe-2S iron-sulfur cluster binding domain-containing protein: MTARDNLTQIEGYDRVLDEVKTARRYGADYRTMKGEVARVLDLLHPKSLRLRVSEVIEETPSTKTLRMVSETGYLPPFEAGQYINLFAEVAGVRTSRPYSISSAPSETAYYDVTVRAQQGGFVSDHLLSRVKAGDRFEAAGPAGQFRYNPLIHGKELVFIAGGSGITPFMSMIREATDRGLDRAMHLIYGNRVEGDIIFHNELKERAARHKNFTYTPVISEPSKGCVALTGFMSAELMKKVLSGVQGKNFFLCGPGALYDFCMPELGKLGVPENRTRREMFGAPTDITADPGWPRGVKAGTRFSIKVKGKGDVSALAHEPLLVSLERAGFTVPVLCRSGECSMCRVKLLSGKVFQPRGAHVRASDLKYGYVHSCAAYPIEDCEVLL, translated from the coding sequence ATGACGGCAAGGGACAATCTCACGCAGATAGAAGGTTACGACCGCGTTCTGGACGAGGTGAAGACCGCGCGGCGGTACGGCGCGGACTACCGCACCATGAAGGGGGAGGTCGCGCGCGTCCTGGACCTGCTCCACCCGAAAAGCCTCCGGCTGCGCGTGTCGGAGGTGATTGAGGAGACGCCCTCCACGAAGACGCTTCGCATGGTTTCGGAGACGGGCTATCTGCCTCCCTTCGAGGCCGGGCAGTACATCAACCTCTTCGCGGAGGTCGCGGGCGTGCGGACCAGCAGGCCCTACAGCATTTCCAGCGCCCCCAGCGAGACGGCGTACTATGACGTCACCGTGCGCGCACAGCAGGGCGGGTTCGTATCGGACCACCTGCTTTCGCGCGTAAAGGCGGGGGATCGCTTCGAGGCAGCCGGCCCGGCGGGCCAGTTCCGCTACAACCCGCTCATCCACGGAAAGGAGCTCGTCTTCATCGCCGGCGGGAGCGGTATCACGCCGTTCATGAGCATGATCCGCGAGGCGACCGACCGCGGGCTGGATCGCGCGATGCATCTCATCTATGGGAACCGTGTCGAGGGGGACATCATCTTCCACAACGAGCTTAAGGAGCGCGCGGCGCGGCATAAGAATTTCACCTATACGCCCGTAATATCGGAACCATCCAAAGGATGCGTCGCGCTCACCGGCTTCATGTCGGCCGAGCTCATGAAGAAGGTGCTTTCAGGCGTGCAGGGGAAAAACTTCTTCCTGTGCGGCCCGGGCGCGCTCTACGATTTCTGTATGCCCGAGCTCGGGAAGCTGGGGGTGCCAGAGAACAGGACCCGCCGCGAGATGTTCGGCGCGCCCACGGACATCACCGCCGATCCCGGCTGGCCGCGCGGCGTGAAGGCGGGCACCAGGTTTTCTATCAAGGTAAAGGGGAAGGGCGACGTGAGCGCGCTCGCCCACGAGCCGCTCCTGGTCTCGCTCGAGCGGGCGGGATTTACAGTCCCGGTGCTCTGCCGGTCCGGCGAGTGCAGTATGTGCCGCGTGAAGCTCCTCTCGGGAAAGGTCTTCCAGCCCAGGGGTGCGCACGTGCGGGCGTCCGATCTCAAGTACGGCTACGTGCATTCGTGCGCGGCGTACCCGATCGAGGACTGCGAGGTGTTGCTGTAG
- a CDS encoding NAD(P)/FAD-dependent oxidoreductase, with product MQEYDIVVIGAGNGGLTAAATGAKQGLRTLLLERHNIPGGCATSFCRGRFEFEVALHQLSGMGAASFPGPLRSTLHSLGVVDEVEWVEMKNLYRVVVPGRMDITLPATRTGFTDALIARFPDEKAGIESFVDLVYRFFNEVIAAVFMRDPEASPQKYPLYYKYALTDAQTILDEHLKDPLLKLAVSVYWSYAGAPPRILTFSDFAAMLFAYIEFKPYHMKHGSQALSNAIVDSFIKNGGDVRFSCGAKKIIIKDGRVAGVVLDTGEEVAARYVISNASPILTCTEMLDAEYQKPEFFTQMGAHTVGPSAYTLYMGLDCPHGDLGIVETTNFICTHTDMNRAYTEMKMLENEPAQMLLTCYNASDPAASPPGTTQVALVDLKYGEPWLSVPPHKYYDYKYAYAEKMLAIVEKLIPGFRSHIEEVEVATPLTHMRYLGTPAGSIYGFDQFIRDSRVFGTLDPGIPGLYFAGAWVGGGGFQPTLMSGASAARAVSKQIRKERG from the coding sequence ATGCAGGAGTATGACATCGTCGTTATCGGCGCGGGGAACGGCGGGCTCACGGCCGCGGCCACGGGCGCGAAACAGGGACTAAGGACGCTCCTCCTCGAGCGGCACAATATACCGGGCGGGTGCGCGACCAGCTTCTGCAGGGGAAGGTTCGAGTTCGAGGTGGCGCTCCACCAGCTTTCCGGCATGGGGGCGGCCTCGTTCCCGGGGCCGCTTCGCTCGACGCTGCATTCGCTGGGGGTCGTGGACGAGGTCGAATGGGTGGAGATGAAGAACCTCTACCGCGTGGTGGTGCCCGGCCGGATGGACATTACCCTTCCGGCGACCCGCACGGGGTTCACCGATGCGCTCATAGCCCGGTTTCCGGACGAGAAGGCGGGGATCGAGTCCTTCGTCGACCTCGTGTATCGGTTCTTCAACGAGGTCATCGCGGCAGTCTTCATGCGCGACCCGGAGGCCTCGCCGCAGAAATACCCGCTCTATTACAAATACGCCCTCACCGATGCGCAGACGATCCTTGACGAGCACCTGAAAGACCCGCTCCTGAAGCTCGCCGTATCAGTCTACTGGAGCTACGCGGGCGCGCCGCCGCGCATCCTCACCTTCTCGGACTTCGCGGCGATGCTGTTCGCCTACATCGAGTTCAAGCCCTACCACATGAAGCACGGGTCGCAGGCGCTCTCCAACGCGATCGTGGATTCGTTCATAAAGAACGGCGGGGATGTCCGATTCAGCTGCGGGGCGAAGAAGATAATCATTAAGGACGGGCGCGTCGCCGGCGTTGTGCTCGATACGGGCGAGGAGGTTGCGGCACGGTACGTGATCTCCAACGCGTCGCCCATTCTCACCTGCACCGAGATGCTTGACGCCGAATACCAGAAACCGGAATTCTTCACACAGATGGGCGCCCATACCGTGGGCCCGTCGGCCTACACGCTGTACATGGGACTGGATTGCCCGCACGGGGACCTGGGGATCGTCGAGACCACGAACTTCATCTGCACCCATACCGACATGAACCGCGCCTACACGGAGATGAAGATGCTTGAGAACGAGCCTGCGCAGATGCTCCTCACCTGCTACAACGCGAGCGACCCCGCGGCGTCGCCCCCCGGCACGACCCAGGTCGCGCTGGTGGATCTCAAGTACGGCGAGCCCTGGCTCTCGGTGCCCCCGCACAAGTACTACGACTACAAGTACGCGTACGCCGAAAAGATGCTCGCGATCGTGGAAAAGCTCATTCCCGGGTTCCGGTCGCACATCGAGGAGGTGGAGGTCGCGACGCCGCTCACCCACATGCGCTACCTGGGGACGCCCGCGGGCTCTATCTACGGCTTCGACCAGTTCATCCGCGACTCGCGCGTCTTCGGGACGCTCGATCCGGGGATACCGGGCCTGTACTTCGCGGGGGCCTGGGTGGGAGGGGGCGGATTCCAGCCCACCCTGATGTCGGGCGCATCGGCGGCCCGGGCCGTGTCGAAACAGATCCGAAAGGAGAGGGGGTGA